A single region of the Streptomyces sp. AM 4-1-1 genome encodes:
- a CDS encoding sensor histidine kinase, translating into MRPTRNTPWSGPRRERRRLRHASKRPGPPGPYALLPWLLMGLGAFSHLLQGRTPYPWLGGLGLVAFDSLYVVVVFRGFDEEKRRSPVSYRLLAAMGLITFGLAIGYGGSWLLFLPLFSLACGTILRDRQLGFGLIALAVLAGVVAAWRGDDASGPWTIGYGTFISGAVTAAILTLSETVMELRATRQELARTAVEKERLRFSRDLHDLLGHTLSVIVIKSEAARRLAPRDMDAALGQVADIESVGRQALAEIREAVTGYREGGLVTELDRAGSVLIAAGIEPAVRRSGPPLDSRSETLLGWVAREAVTNVVRHSGAAHCEFVVESTAERVRLTVTDDGPGPGGDAATVPDGAPDAAPDTDPDRASGFGPRGVGGTGLKGLTERLAAAGGSLEAARGPRGGFVVIAELPLYGTESADSGGARDTGVTPD; encoded by the coding sequence ATGAGGCCGACGAGGAACACGCCCTGGTCGGGACCCCGGCGTGAGCGCCGCCGGCTGCGGCACGCGTCGAAGCGCCCCGGGCCGCCGGGGCCGTACGCCCTGCTGCCCTGGCTGTTGATGGGACTGGGCGCGTTCTCCCACCTCCTCCAGGGCAGGACCCCGTACCCGTGGCTCGGCGGCCTCGGGCTGGTCGCCTTCGACTCCCTCTACGTCGTGGTGGTGTTCCGGGGCTTCGACGAGGAGAAGCGGCGGAGTCCGGTCTCGTACCGGCTGCTCGCCGCGATGGGGCTGATCACGTTCGGTCTGGCGATCGGTTACGGCGGCAGCTGGCTGCTGTTCCTCCCGCTGTTCTCGCTGGCCTGCGGCACCATCCTGCGCGACCGGCAGCTCGGCTTCGGTCTGATCGCCCTGGCGGTGCTCGCGGGGGTCGTGGCCGCCTGGCGCGGGGACGACGCGTCAGGTCCGTGGACCATCGGATACGGCACCTTCATCTCGGGCGCGGTGACCGCCGCGATCCTCACGCTGTCGGAGACGGTGATGGAACTGCGCGCGACCCGGCAGGAACTCGCCCGCACCGCCGTGGAGAAGGAGCGGCTGCGCTTCTCGCGCGATCTGCACGATCTGCTGGGGCACACGCTCTCGGTCATCGTGATCAAGTCGGAGGCGGCGCGCAGACTGGCGCCTCGTGACATGGACGCGGCTCTGGGTCAGGTCGCCGACATCGAGTCCGTGGGACGTCAGGCGCTCGCCGAGATCCGGGAGGCGGTGACCGGCTACCGCGAGGGCGGCCTCGTCACCGAGCTGGACCGGGCCGGATCGGTGCTGATCGCGGCCGGGATCGAACCGGCCGTCCGCCGCTCGGGGCCGCCGCTGGACTCCCGGTCGGAGACCCTGCTGGGCTGGGTGGCCCGGGAGGCCGTCACCAATGTCGTACGGCACAGTGGGGCCGCGCACTGCGAGTTCGTGGTCGAGAGCACGGCGGAGCGGGTCCGGCTGACGGTGACGGACGACGGCCCGGGCCCCGGTGGCGACGCCGCTACGGTCCCGGACGGCGCTCCCGACGCCGCCCCCGACACGGACCCCGACCGCGCGTCCGGCTTCGGTCCGCGAGGTGTGGGCGGTACGGGGCTGAAGGGGCTCACCGAACGTCTCGCGGCGGCGGGCGGTTCGCTGGAGGCGGCCCGCGGACCCCGTGGCGGTTTCGTGGTGATCGCCGAACTACCGTTGTACGGGACGGAGTCGGCGGATTCCGGAGGCGCCAGGGACACCGGGGTCACGCCGGACTGA
- a CDS encoding iron-siderophore ABC transporter substrate-binding protein, producing the protein MSIRRRSTAAIGLAVAAALSLSACGSDDGGKADGSAKSDAGGDKKAAVATGGKDFGDASKKTAEYGTDAKAGEFPRTLTHALGKTEIKAAPKRVVVLDVGEFDNVVSLGVQPVGYAPSEGDEGIPSYLKKDAGTPKSVGTINNLNLEAIAALKPDLILGSRLRAADKYPQLSKIAPTVFSIRPGFTWKENYLLNAAALDRTAEAKAELDAYRAKAVKLGEDIGPDKPTISMVRYLPDRIRLYAKASFIGTILEDTGLPRPKNQQINELAAEISPEKIDEADADWIFTGVYGDPKATKRDTARSNPLWKNLKAVKAGQAKDVPDETWYLGLGVTAADKVLDDLRADLVK; encoded by the coding sequence ATGTCGATACGACGCCGAAGCACCGCCGCGATCGGCCTGGCCGTGGCCGCCGCCCTCTCCCTCTCGGCCTGCGGGAGCGACGACGGCGGCAAGGCGGACGGCTCGGCGAAGTCCGACGCGGGCGGGGACAAGAAGGCGGCCGTCGCGACGGGTGGCAAGGACTTCGGCGACGCGTCGAAGAAGACGGCGGAGTACGGCACGGACGCCAAGGCGGGCGAGTTCCCCCGTACCCTCACCCACGCCCTGGGGAAGACCGAGATCAAGGCCGCTCCGAAGCGTGTCGTCGTCCTGGACGTCGGCGAGTTCGACAACGTGGTGTCGCTGGGTGTGCAGCCCGTCGGCTACGCCCCCTCCGAGGGCGACGAGGGCATCCCCTCGTATCTCAAGAAGGACGCGGGCACCCCGAAGAGCGTCGGCACGATCAACAACCTCAACCTTGAGGCGATCGCCGCGCTGAAGCCGGACCTGATCCTCGGGAGCCGGCTCCGCGCCGCCGACAAGTACCCGCAGCTCTCCAAGATCGCGCCGACCGTGTTCTCCATCCGTCCGGGCTTCACCTGGAAGGAGAACTACCTGCTCAACGCCGCCGCGCTGGACAGGACCGCCGAGGCGAAGGCCGAACTCGACGCGTACCGGGCCAAGGCCGTGAAGCTCGGCGAGGACATCGGCCCGGACAAGCCGACCATCTCCATGGTCCGCTACCTGCCGGACAGGATTCGTCTGTACGCGAAGGCGTCCTTCATCGGGACCATCCTGGAGGACACCGGACTGCCCCGCCCCAAGAACCAGCAGATCAACGAGCTGGCCGCGGAGATCAGCCCCGAGAAGATCGACGAGGCCGACGCCGACTGGATCTTCACCGGCGTCTACGGCGACCCGAAGGCCACCAAGCGCGACACCGCCCGGTCCAACCCGCTCTGGAAGAACCTCAAGGCGGTCAAGGCCGGACAGGCGAAGGACGTCCCGGACGAGACCTGGTACCTCGGCCTCGGCGTCACCGCCGCGGACAAGGTCCTGGACGACCTCCGCGCGGACCTCGTCAAGTAA